AGTTCGGGGAGCCATTACAGCAGGAACTCCAGAAAGGAATGCTAGAAATCGTAGATCATCATGTACGTCTTACGTCAAAAGGCTTACCTCTTGGCAACGAAGTATTTGCTGCTTTTTTACGAGTGTAGTTGGTAGAGCATGTGAATGAACTAGGAATAAGAGGCTCGGTTTCGATAAATAAAAAATCAGCTCAAGAAGCACTTTTATGCGGAAAAATCCGAAAAAAGTGCTTTTTTTCTCCTATTTTTTTGCATTTTTCACAGGAGAGAAGTTGACAAATCAGCTGTCACTTGATAAGTTAATAGTATCCGTTAGCACTCGCTTGATCTGAGTGCTAACAAAACCGGACCAGAAGTTGTCAATCGACATAGCCAAACATTATCAGAAGGAGGGCGTTAGGTATGTTATCGGAGCGACAAAAGCTGATTTTACAAGCTATTATTGAAAATTATATTCATTCGGCAGAACCCGTTGGCTCCAGGACCATTTCAAAACGGCCCGAAATAACCTTCAGTTCGGCTACGATCCGCAACGAAATGTCTGATTTGGAGGATTTGGGTTATTTGGAGCAGCCGCATACTTCTGCGGGACGTGTTCCTTCCACGAAAGGCTATCGCTTTTACGTGGACCACATAGTGGAGCCTAATGTACTGAAGAACAATGTAGATGCGAACACTTGGAAGCAAATGTTTGCTGATCGAATCTTGCATTTTGAAAATGCCGTGGAGCAGACAGCTTCGGTTCTATCACAATTGACCAACTACACGGCAGTGGTTCTTGGACCAGAAATCTTTGAACATCGCTTGAAGCATCTGCAAATTATCCCATTGAGCGACACACAAGCTGTGGCGATTATTGTGACTCAAACAGGGCGTGTAGAAAATAAGCGTATTGATTTGCCGGCGGGACTATCACCGAGCGATATGGAGAAATTGGTTAATGTTTTAAACACAAAATTGCAAGATACACCACTATGGCAACTGCGCCAACGCTTGTATCAAGAAGTATCAGATGAATTGAAACGCCATGTTGATCATTATGAAGAGATGTTAAACATGATTAGTCATGCTATTGAAAGTGATTCATCTGAGCGTTTGTTGTTAAGAGGAACTACTAAGTTCATGGAGCAACCAGAGTTTCAGGATGTAGAAAAAGTCAAAGAAATTTTGGAGCTGTTTGAACGCAGTGATCAAATGACGCATTTGTTTGAAACCAATGAGAAGGGATTACAGATACGCATCGGTCACGAAAATCATCTCGACGCCATGAAGAATTGTAGCATTGTAACGACCAATTATTCCTTTAACGGTAAGCCCGTAGGTACGATTGGTATACTTGGACCTACGCGCATGGAGTATGGTAAAGTGATTGCTGTCCTGGATTTCATTGCTTTGGGATTGTCGCAGATGTTAAATGCACAGATAGAAGGACGATCTTCAGAGGAGCAAGAGGATTCATGACGAACAAGGGCGGGCGGGTTATGGTTGCTCGCTTACATAGATTATTAGTCACACAGAGGAGGTAATCAGATTGAGCGAAGAGAAAGCAAAGGTTGAACTTGAGCAAGAGGAAATGGCTCAAGACCACGCTGAGCAAAATGAGCAAGCTGAAACTGAGGCAACAGAAACAGGTGAAACACTTGACCTAGCAATGGAAGTAGAGCGTCTACAAGCTCAATTGCAAGAGCAAGAAAACCGTTTGCTACGCAATTTGGCGGATATGGATAATATGCGTCGTCGCTCACGTAAAGAGCAAGAGGATTTGCAAAAATATGCTTCTCAAAAGGTAGTAGAATCCTTATTGCCGGCGCTTGATAACTTTGAACGCGCTCTTGCTGTTGATCCTAGTACCGCTACCGCTGAAAGCATTTTGCAAGGGGTGCAAATGGTGTACCGTCAAGTGGTGCAAGTATTCGAGCAAGAAGGCCTACAGGCTATTGACTCAGTAGGGCATGCGTTCAATCCACATGTACACCAAGCTGTGATGCAAGTGGAAGATTCTAATTACGAAGAAAACACTGTCGTAGAAGAATTACAAAAAGGTTATCAATTTAAGGACCGCGTTATCCGTCCTGCAATGGTTAAAGTAAACGCGTAAGTAAGTTGTGCTTTTAAGCAAAAGAATCATTCACATATTGTAGATAATCGAGGAGGAAAAGATTTATGAGTCGAGTAATTGGTATTGACCTTGGT
This is a stretch of genomic DNA from Brevibacillus laterosporus DSM 25. It encodes these proteins:
- the hrcA gene encoding heat-inducible transcriptional repressor HrcA; translation: MLSERQKLILQAIIENYIHSAEPVGSRTISKRPEITFSSATIRNEMSDLEDLGYLEQPHTSAGRVPSTKGYRFYVDHIVEPNVLKNNVDANTWKQMFADRILHFENAVEQTASVLSQLTNYTAVVLGPEIFEHRLKHLQIIPLSDTQAVAIIVTQTGRVENKRIDLPAGLSPSDMEKLVNVLNTKLQDTPLWQLRQRLYQEVSDELKRHVDHYEEMLNMISHAIESDSSERLLLRGTTKFMEQPEFQDVEKVKEILELFERSDQMTHLFETNEKGLQIRIGHENHLDAMKNCSIVTTNYSFNGKPVGTIGILGPTRMEYGKVIAVLDFIALGLSQMLNAQIEGRSSEEQEDS
- the grpE gene encoding nucleotide exchange factor GrpE, which gives rise to MSEEKAKVELEQEEMAQDHAEQNEQAETEATETGETLDLAMEVERLQAQLQEQENRLLRNLADMDNMRRRSRKEQEDLQKYASQKVVESLLPALDNFERALAVDPSTATAESILQGVQMVYRQVVQVFEQEGLQAIDSVGHAFNPHVHQAVMQVEDSNYEENTVVEELQKGYQFKDRVIRPAMVKVNA